In Collimonas arenae, a single genomic region encodes these proteins:
- a CDS encoding rRNA pseudouridine synthase: MTETIRLSKQLAELQACSRREAEQYIEGGWVKVDGVVVEEPGFRIGAGQQIELLPEATLEPQDPVTILFHKPAGLNLFAETPMADLAARLVSPDKRAADDRAELRFLKRHLSNLNLIEPLETMASGLLIFSQDWRVTRKLVDDAAKIEQEFIVEVAGDIIPDGLKLLNHGLSFNRKPLLPIKVSWQNEKRLRFALKAPPRGLLVHMCEQVGLQVVAIKRIRIGRLPMAGLAVGEWRYLLGYERF; this comes from the coding sequence ATGACTGAAACAATCCGCCTGTCCAAGCAACTGGCAGAACTGCAAGCGTGTTCCCGCCGTGAAGCCGAACAGTATATCGAGGGCGGCTGGGTGAAAGTCGACGGGGTGGTAGTAGAAGAGCCGGGATTTCGCATCGGTGCGGGCCAGCAGATTGAATTGCTGCCGGAAGCCACGCTGGAACCGCAAGATCCGGTCACCATCCTCTTCCACAAGCCGGCCGGACTGAATCTGTTCGCCGAGACACCGATGGCCGATCTGGCGGCGCGCCTGGTATCGCCCGACAAGCGTGCTGCCGACGACCGCGCTGAATTACGTTTTCTGAAGCGTCATCTGAGCAATCTGAATCTGATTGAGCCGCTGGAAACGATGGCTAGCGGCTTGCTGATTTTCAGCCAGGACTGGCGGGTGACGCGCAAGCTGGTCGACGACGCGGCCAAGATCGAGCAGGAATTCATCGTCGAGGTTGCCGGCGACATTATCCCTGACGGCCTGAAGTTGCTGAATCATGGCCTCAGTTTCAATCGCAAGCCGCTGCTGCCGATCAAGGTCAGCTGGCAAAATGAAAAACGCCTGCGTTTCGCGCTCAAGGCGCCGCCGCGTGGCTTGCTGGTGCATATGTGCGAGCAGGTAGGGCTGCAAGTGGTGGCCATCAAGCGCATCCGCATCGGTCGTTTGCCGATGGCAGGCCTTGCGGTTGGCGAGTGGCGCTATCTTCTGGGTTACGAACGTTTCTGA
- a CDS encoding DUF445 domain-containing protein, protein MNKQYELKKSKNIALLFLAIVSAVFIGTLFLPGGFWPDLIKAVSEAAMVGALADWFAVHALFKRVPIPLLSHHTAIIPRNKDKIADNLAIFVKDKFFDVDSIAGLIRKHDPANLLSAWLIAPGNTENFGRHLLTVAARMLDFIEDAPVQRFMTRALHVALAKVDLSQSAGVILGHLTKDGRHQALLDEALMQCADLLANQDTQDLIASEIVIWLKQDHPLKEKVLPSEWIGRQGADIAVNAVSHLLAEINANKEHPLRNRFDDFTERFIEQLKDDPDFIAKGEQIKTYLLNDPTLNIYLKDLWGSLRAWLKDDLARNDSLLHQNIVAAGLWLGKTLAEDPALRRSVNAHLEDAAKNMAPDFADFLTRHISDTVKNWDSKEMAKQIELNIGKDLQWIRINGTIVGGLIGLLLYLISQLRQWMPHV, encoded by the coding sequence ATGAACAAACAGTATGAACTGAAAAAATCCAAGAATATTGCTCTGTTATTTTTGGCAATTGTCAGCGCTGTGTTTATCGGCACCCTGTTCCTTCCGGGTGGTTTCTGGCCCGACCTGATCAAAGCGGTTTCAGAAGCGGCGATGGTCGGCGCACTGGCGGACTGGTTTGCGGTGCACGCACTGTTCAAGCGTGTGCCGATTCCACTACTGTCGCATCACACCGCCATCATCCCCAGGAACAAAGACAAGATCGCAGACAACCTGGCGATCTTCGTCAAGGACAAATTTTTTGACGTCGACTCAATCGCCGGCCTGATTCGCAAACACGATCCGGCCAACCTGCTCTCGGCCTGGCTGATCGCTCCAGGCAATACCGAAAATTTCGGCCGCCATTTGCTGACAGTGGCTGCGCGCATGCTGGATTTCATCGAGGACGCACCGGTGCAGCGCTTTATGACGCGCGCGCTTCATGTGGCACTGGCAAAAGTGGATTTATCGCAGTCAGCCGGTGTGATTCTGGGGCATCTGACCAAAGATGGACGCCATCAGGCATTGCTGGATGAGGCGCTGATGCAATGCGCAGACTTGCTGGCGAATCAAGACACCCAAGACCTGATCGCAAGCGAGATCGTGATCTGGCTCAAGCAGGACCATCCGCTGAAAGAAAAGGTCTTGCCGTCAGAGTGGATAGGCCGGCAAGGTGCTGATATCGCCGTCAATGCCGTCAGCCACCTGCTCGCTGAAATCAACGCCAATAAAGAGCACCCCTTGCGCAACAGGTTCGACGACTTTACCGAGCGTTTTATCGAACAGCTCAAGGACGACCCGGATTTTATCGCCAAAGGCGAACAAATCAAGACCTATCTGCTTAATGACCCAACCCTTAACATCTACTTGAAAGACCTGTGGGGCTCACTACGTGCATGGCTCAAAGATGACCTCGCGCGCAACGACTCTTTGCTGCACCAAAACATTGTCGCCGCCGGATTATGGCTGGGAAAAACGCTGGCTGAAGACCCCGCTTTACGCCGCTCGGTGAATGCCCATCTTGAAGACGCCGCGAAAAACATGGCGCCCGACTTCGCCGATTTTCTGACGCGCCATATCAGCGATACCGTCAAGAATTGGGACAGCAAGGAAATGGCGAAGCAGATCGAGCTCAACATCGGCAAGGACCTGCAATGGATACGCATCAATGGCACCATCGTCGGCGGATTGATCGGCTTGCTGCTGTATCTTATTTCGCAACTACGGCAATGGATGCCGCATGTTTGA
- a CDS encoding PqiC family protein: MIMTKPTLNRLHKTVITLAMAAALAGCASSPTRFYTLSAPQQAQSQMQTPNSRLFIEVSPIALPERLARPQLVVRSTGSSSGARVDILEQDRWSSPFNNELRDALASGIANRLGAIDVSRSGRPTDQPVYRIAIELREFDAAPGDKVQATYGWSITRSDNAKTSVCRLSVSEPVAAGMDALVVGVQRTVADAVNAIAANVTAFKSGATSACQN; the protein is encoded by the coding sequence ATGATCATGACCAAACCCACATTAAACCGCCTGCACAAAACCGTCATAACACTTGCGATGGCGGCAGCGCTGGCTGGCTGCGCCTCCAGTCCGACGCGTTTTTATACGCTCTCGGCGCCGCAGCAAGCACAGTCCCAGATGCAAACGCCAAACTCCCGGCTGTTTATCGAAGTATCGCCGATCGCCCTGCCCGAGCGCCTTGCGCGGCCGCAACTGGTGGTGAGAAGTACCGGCAGCAGCTCCGGCGCCAGGGTCGATATCCTGGAGCAGGACCGTTGGTCCTCTCCATTCAACAACGAATTGCGCGACGCCCTGGCTAGCGGCATCGCCAACCGCCTAGGCGCAATCGATGTCAGTCGCAGCGGCAGACCTACCGACCAGCCGGTCTACCGGATCGCCATCGAATTGCGTGAATTTGACGCCGCACCAGGCGATAAAGTGCAAGCCACTTATGGCTGGAGCATCACCCGCTCGGACAATGCCAAGACCAGCGTTTGCCGGTTGAGCGTATCGGAGCCGGTTGCTGCCGGTATGGACGCGCTGGTAGTAGGCGTGCAACGAACGGTGGCGGATGCAGTCAACGCAATTGCCGCCAATGTCACGGCATTCAAAAGCGGCGCTACATCCGCCTGCCAAAACTAA
- a CDS encoding intermembrane transport protein PqiB: MSDENIPPGTQPSALPPLPEPKLSRKRDWLPSLIWLIPIVAAVVGLTLVVKILVERGPSITITFRTAEGLEAGKTKVKYKDVDIGQVQTITLSKDRSHVLANVQLSKEAESFTATDTRFWVVRPRVAASGVSGLGTLLSGAYIGADAGTSKDKKDDFTGLEVQPIVTSDASGKQYMLHATDIGSLDIGSPIYFRRIKVGQLAAYNLDEDGKGVTLRIFIDSPYDKFIGVNTRFWHASGFDMQINASGFKLRTQSLATVVLGGIAFQSPEDELGMKAKENTTFNLAADEETALKEPDGPSETVVMYFNQSLRGLTPGTTVDFRGVVLGEVKSVGIQYDAKQREFQMPVAVQIYPERLGRKYAEDDRKSTYTPKQRLEFMVNRGLRAQLRTGNLLTGQLYIALDFFPKAPPVKIDNSTSVLVVPTIPNSLDEIQSQIAEIARKLSKVPFDQIAADLQKTIGTMNRTLLNAEQLTKSLNNDVAPEIMAAMKDVRKTLDNADRTLSDNSPLQQDIRQTLQELTRSAASVRILTDYLERHPESLIRGKQEESNK; encoded by the coding sequence ATGAGTGATGAGAATATACCTCCAGGCACGCAGCCATCGGCCCTGCCGCCGTTACCCGAGCCCAAGCTGAGCCGCAAACGCGACTGGCTGCCTTCGCTGATCTGGCTGATTCCGATCGTCGCCGCCGTCGTCGGCCTGACGCTGGTGGTCAAGATCCTGGTTGAGCGCGGGCCATCGATCACCATTACCTTCCGCACTGCCGAAGGGCTGGAGGCAGGCAAAACCAAAGTCAAATACAAGGACGTCGATATCGGCCAAGTACAAACCATTACCCTCAGCAAAGACCGTTCGCACGTACTGGCTAACGTCCAGTTGTCGAAAGAAGCGGAAAGCTTCACCGCCACCGATACCCGTTTCTGGGTGGTACGGCCACGGGTGGCTGCTTCCGGCGTTTCCGGGCTGGGAACCTTGCTGTCGGGCGCGTATATCGGCGCCGACGCTGGTACGTCCAAGGATAAAAAGGACGACTTCACCGGGCTGGAAGTCCAGCCTATCGTCACCTCGGACGCGTCCGGCAAGCAATACATGCTGCACGCTACCGATATCGGCTCGCTGGATATCGGTTCGCCGATCTATTTTCGCCGCATAAAGGTCGGCCAGCTCGCAGCCTACAACCTCGATGAAGACGGCAAAGGCGTGACCCTGCGCATTTTCATCGACTCGCCTTACGACAAATTCATTGGCGTCAACACCCGCTTCTGGCACGCCAGCGGCTTCGACATGCAAATCAACGCCAGCGGCTTCAAGCTGCGCACGCAATCGCTGGCGACCGTGGTGCTGGGCGGAATTGCGTTCCAGTCACCGGAAGACGAACTGGGCATGAAAGCCAAGGAAAACACCACCTTCAACTTGGCGGCAGACGAAGAAACCGCCTTGAAAGAGCCGGACGGCCCTTCGGAAACCGTTGTGATGTATTTCAACCAGTCCCTGCGCGGCCTGACGCCAGGCACCACGGTCGACTTCCGTGGCGTGGTATTGGGTGAAGTCAAATCGGTAGGCATCCAGTATGACGCCAAGCAGCGCGAATTTCAGATGCCGGTCGCGGTGCAGATCTATCCGGAACGGTTGGGCCGCAAATATGCCGAAGATGACCGCAAGTCCACTTATACCCCCAAGCAGCGACTGGAATTCATGGTCAACCGTGGCTTGCGAGCACAACTGCGTACCGGCAATCTGCTGACCGGCCAGCTGTATATCGCGCTGGACTTTTTCCCGAAAGCGCCGCCTGTGAAAATCGACAACTCGACGTCGGTGCTTGTAGTGCCGACCATTCCGAACAGCCTGGATGAAATCCAATCGCAGATTGCCGAAATCGCCAGGAAACTGAGCAAGGTGCCGTTCGACCAGATCGCCGCCGATCTGCAAAAGACCATCGGCACCATGAACCGTACCCTGCTCAATGCCGAGCAGCTGACCAAGAGCCTGAATAACGATGTGGCGCCGGAAATCATGGCGGCGATGAAAGACGTGCGCAAAACTCTGGATAACGCCGACCGCACCTTGTCCGATAATTCGCCGCTGCAGCAAGACATCCGCCAGACCTTGCAAGAGCTGACACGCTCGGCAGCCTCGGTGCGGATCCTGACCGACTACCTGGAACGTCATCCGGAATCCTTGATTCGCGGCAAGCAAGAGGAAAGCAATAAATGA
- a CDS encoding paraquat-inducible protein A, with the protein MNNADSLSASDDGPIIVAGDADLPAYTAAGHGMMSCHHCGTVWQEVRDHEDCQRCGTPLHMRKPHSIMRSWAFLIAACIMYIPANLMPVMVTKTLLGTQQDTIMSGVIYFWVSGSWELAAIIFIASFLVPLFKLASLILLTLTAQKRSRWRRLQRAKLYRLVEIIGRWSMLDVFVVSLLAGLVQIEGFAKITAGFGVLAFASVVVLTMLAALSFDPRLTWDSNDTEPTANQSKRLLRN; encoded by the coding sequence ATGAATAACGCCGACAGCCTGAGCGCCAGCGACGACGGCCCGATCATTGTCGCCGGCGACGCCGACTTGCCGGCGTATACTGCAGCCGGCCATGGCATGATGTCTTGCCATCATTGCGGCACGGTCTGGCAGGAAGTGCGCGATCACGAGGATTGCCAGCGCTGCGGCACCCCGCTGCACATGCGAAAACCGCACAGCATCATGCGCAGCTGGGCCTTTCTGATCGCCGCCTGCATCATGTACATCCCGGCCAACCTGATGCCGGTGATGGTCACCAAAACCCTGCTGGGTACGCAACAAGACACCATCATGAGCGGCGTCATCTATTTCTGGGTGTCCGGCTCCTGGGAACTTGCGGCAATCATCTTTATCGCCAGCTTCCTGGTGCCGCTGTTCAAACTGGCGTCGCTGATCCTGCTGACGCTGACGGCGCAAAAGCGAAGCCGCTGGCGCCGCCTGCAACGCGCCAAACTATACCGCCTGGTTGAAATCATCGGCCGCTGGTCGATGCTGGACGTGTTCGTTGTGTCGCTGCTGGCGGGGCTGGTGCAGATTGAAGGATTCGCCAAGATTACCGCCGGCTTCGGCGTGTTGGCGTTTGCCTCAGTGGTAGTGTTAACGATGCTGGCGGCGCTCAGCTTCGATCCGCGCCTCACCTGGGATAGCAACGATACGGAACCGACAGCAAATCAAAGTAAGAGGCTGTTACGAAATTAA
- a CDS encoding paraquat-inducible protein A, with protein sequence MREVPDLIACEGCDALYRKVSLRRGEIAHCPRCGTELDRDAGRQRERILPLTVASLIMFMIANSFPIVEIELQGLRSQTTLFGAVLSLTTEGMSLVAMLVLATTILFPLLQLLFLLYLLLSLRKQHRPAGFRWLVRAMQNLRPWGMVEVFLLGVLVAVVKLSNMATVIPGVALWAFGVLTVLLTAVVSFNPRHFWQMAFAGDDASGKDHKGISP encoded by the coding sequence ATGCGTGAAGTCCCTGACCTGATTGCCTGTGAAGGATGCGATGCCCTGTATCGCAAGGTGTCGTTGCGTCGCGGCGAAATTGCTCACTGCCCGCGCTGCGGGACCGAACTGGACCGCGATGCGGGTCGCCAACGCGAACGCATTCTGCCGCTGACCGTCGCCAGCCTGATCATGTTTATGATCGCTAACAGCTTCCCCATCGTCGAAATCGAACTGCAAGGCTTGCGCAGCCAGACTACCTTGTTCGGCGCGGTGCTGTCTCTGACTACCGAAGGCATGTCGCTGGTGGCGATGCTGGTGCTAGCCACCACCATTCTGTTTCCGTTGCTGCAATTGCTATTTTTGCTGTACTTGCTGCTATCGCTACGCAAGCAGCACCGGCCCGCCGGCTTCAGATGGCTGGTGCGCGCCATGCAAAACCTGCGGCCATGGGGCATGGTGGAAGTATTTCTGCTCGGGGTGCTGGTGGCGGTGGTGAAGTTATCGAACATGGCGACAGTGATACCCGGCGTAGCGCTGTGGGCCTTCGGCGTGCTGACTGTATTGCTGACAGCGGTGGTTTCCTTCAATCCACGCCATTTCTGGCAGATGGCGTTTGCTGGCGACGACGCTAGCGGCAAGGATCACAAGGGAATATCACCATGA
- the ribA gene encoding GTP cyclohydrolase II, whose amino-acid sequence MSTTNNKGNLSAPSVNQELEYVTSCALPTPWATFQLHAFIEHSTGKEHLALTLGEVNDGAPVLARVHSECLTGDALFSQRCDCGAQLEGALQKIAAEGRGTILYLRQEGRGIGLINKIRAYHIQDGGADTVEANQQLGFAADLRDYSICETMLEHLDITALRLMTNNPRKVAALQKIGINVVERIPLILNRNPFNTRYLDTKAAKLGHLLPVDGLERDIDENAM is encoded by the coding sequence ATGAGCACCACTAATAATAAAGGCAATCTATCCGCCCCCTCAGTTAACCAAGAGCTGGAGTATGTGACGTCGTGTGCGCTGCCGACGCCATGGGCGACTTTCCAGCTGCATGCGTTTATCGAACACAGTACCGGTAAAGAACATCTGGCCCTGACATTGGGCGAAGTCAACGATGGCGCGCCGGTGCTGGCGCGCGTCCATTCCGAGTGCCTGACCGGCGACGCACTGTTCAGCCAGCGCTGCGATTGCGGCGCGCAGCTCGAAGGCGCATTGCAAAAAATCGCTGCCGAAGGGCGCGGCACCATTCTCTACCTGCGCCAGGAAGGCCGCGGCATCGGTTTGATCAACAAAATCCGTGCCTACCATATACAAGATGGCGGCGCTGATACGGTAGAAGCCAACCAGCAATTGGGTTTTGCGGCGGATTTGCGCGACTACAGCATCTGCGAAACCATGCTGGAACATCTGGACATTACCGCGTTGCGGCTGATGACCAACAATCCACGCAAGGTGGCGGCGTTGCAAAAAATCGGCATCAACGTGGTGGAGCGGATTCCGCTGATACTCAACCGCAATCCCTTCAATACCAGATATCTGGATACCAAGGCCGCCAAGCTGGGGCATTTGCTGCCGGTAGACGGCCTGGAGCGCGATATCGACGAAAACGCGATGTGA
- the fusA gene encoding elongation factor G — MTRKTPIERYRNIGISAHIDAGKTTTTERILFYSGVSHKIGEVHDGTATMDWMEQEQERGITITSAATTCFWQGMAGNYPIHRINIIDTPGHVDFTIEVERSMRVLDGACMVYDAVGGVQPQSETVWRQANKYGVPRLAFVNKMDRVGADFFRVHQQITDRLKGNPVLVQIPVGAEENFHGVVDLIKMKAIMWDDASQGVKFEYIEIPAALQESAKEWRGRMIEAAADASDAMMKKYLEGDDISEDEIKAALRQRTIAGEIVPMLCGSAFKNRGVQALLDAVIDFLPAPTDIPPVKGHDPDDLIVERRASDDEKFSALTFKIMTDPFVGHLSYFRVYSGVLVSGDTVFNPNKGKKERIGRVLQMHANHRTEISEVYAGDIAAAVGLKEASTGDTLCDPGSIIMLEKMVFPDTVISQAVEPKTKVDQEKMGIALSRLAEEDPSFRVKTDEESGQTIISGMGELHLEVLVERMRREFGVEASVGKPQVAFRETIRKVCESSEGKFIKQSGGRGQYGHVVLKIEPQTPGKGFEFVDAIKGGTVPREYIPAVEKGVRETLATGVLVGYPVVDVKVTLFFGSSHDVDSNENAYRMAASMAFKDGCRKASPALLEPMMAVEVETPEEKMGDVIGDLSSRRGMIQSMDDIPGGVGKIVRAEVPLAEMFGYSTTLRSLTQGRATYTMEFKHYAEAPANVTDAVINAKHVGTSKH, encoded by the coding sequence ATGACTCGCAAAACCCCTATCGAGCGCTATCGCAACATCGGCATCAGCGCCCATATCGACGCCGGCAAGACCACCACGACGGAGCGCATCCTGTTCTACTCCGGGGTCAGCCACAAGATCGGTGAAGTACACGACGGCACCGCCACCATGGACTGGATGGAACAGGAACAGGAACGCGGCATCACGATCACCTCCGCGGCGACCACCTGTTTCTGGCAAGGGATGGCCGGCAACTACCCTATTCATCGCATCAATATCATCGACACCCCGGGCCACGTTGACTTCACCATCGAGGTGGAACGTTCGATGCGGGTGCTGGATGGCGCCTGCATGGTGTACGACGCCGTCGGCGGCGTCCAGCCGCAATCCGAAACCGTCTGGCGCCAAGCCAACAAGTACGGCGTGCCACGGCTGGCGTTTGTCAACAAGATGGACCGTGTCGGCGCCGATTTCTTTCGCGTGCATCAGCAAATCACGGACCGTCTCAAAGGCAACCCGGTACTGGTGCAGATTCCGGTCGGCGCCGAGGAAAATTTCCACGGCGTGGTCGATTTGATCAAGATGAAGGCGATTATGTGGGATGACGCCAGCCAGGGCGTCAAATTCGAGTACATCGAGATTCCGGCGGCGCTGCAAGAAAGCGCCAAGGAATGGCGCGGTCGCATGATAGAAGCAGCGGCCGACGCCAGCGATGCCATGATGAAGAAATACCTGGAGGGCGACGACATCAGCGAAGACGAGATCAAGGCGGCTTTGCGGCAACGCACGATCGCCGGTGAAATCGTGCCGATGCTGTGCGGCAGCGCCTTCAAGAACCGCGGCGTGCAAGCCTTGCTCGACGCTGTGATCGACTTCCTGCCGGCGCCGACCGATATCCCGCCGGTCAAGGGACACGATCCGGACGATCTGATCGTTGAACGGCGCGCCAGCGACGACGAAAAATTCTCCGCCCTCACCTTCAAGATCATGACCGATCCGTTTGTCGGCCACTTGAGCTACTTCCGCGTCTATTCCGGCGTACTGGTATCTGGCGACACTGTATTCAATCCGAACAAAGGCAAGAAGGAAAGAATCGGCCGCGTACTGCAAATGCACGCCAACCATCGTACTGAAATCAGCGAAGTGTATGCCGGCGACATCGCTGCTGCGGTGGGCCTCAAGGAAGCCAGCACCGGCGACACCCTGTGCGATCCCGGCAGCATCATCATGCTGGAAAAAATGGTATTTCCGGATACTGTGATATCGCAGGCGGTAGAACCGAAGACCAAGGTTGACCAGGAAAAAATGGGGATTGCGCTCAGCCGCCTGGCCGAGGAAGATCCGTCTTTCCGCGTCAAGACCGACGAAGAATCCGGCCAGACCATTATTTCCGGCATGGGTGAATTGCACCTGGAAGTGCTGGTGGAACGGATGCGCCGCGAATTTGGCGTCGAAGCCTCGGTCGGCAAACCGCAAGTCGCCTTCCGCGAAACCATCCGCAAGGTGTGTGAATCGAGCGAAGGAAAATTCATCAAACAATCAGGTGGACGCGGCCAGTACGGCCACGTCGTGCTGAAAATCGAACCGCAAACGCCCGGCAAGGGTTTCGAATTCGTCGACGCCATCAAGGGTGGCACCGTGCCGCGCGAGTATATTCCAGCCGTTGAAAAAGGCGTGCGCGAAACGCTGGCGACCGGCGTCCTGGTCGGCTATCCGGTGGTCGATGTCAAGGTGACGCTGTTCTTCGGTTCCTCGCATGATGTCGATTCCAACGAAAACGCCTATCGCATGGCGGCCTCGATGGCCTTCAAGGACGGCTGCCGCAAAGCCAGCCCTGCCTTGCTTGAACCGATGATGGCGGTCGAAGTGGAAACGCCGGAAGAGAAAATGGGCGACGTGATTGGCGATCTGTCGTCACGGCGTGGCATGATCCAGAGCATGGACGACATCCCAGGCGGTGTCGGCAAAATCGTCCGCGCTGAAGTGCCGCTGGCCGAGATGTTCGGCTACTCCACCACGCTGCGCTCGCTGACCCAGGGCCGCGCAACCTATACGATGGAATTCAAGCATTACGCTGAAGCGCCGGCCAATGTGACCGATGCTGTGATCAATGCCAAGCATGTGGGGACTTCCAAGCACTGA
- a CDS encoding aminopeptidase P family protein yields the protein MNSRTFSQTTAAPRIQLLRDAMKRHNVDACLIPSADPHLSEYLPGRWKGREWLSGFTGSMATLIITADFAGLWADSRYWSQAEAELAGTEIVLMKIPTGSSLLHLDWLAANLPAGKTLAVDATVLGLATARALEQALAKGGSTLRSDLDLLEEVWSERPGLPMAEVYQHQASHAPLSRAAKLAQLRLSMQQHGAQWHFISTLDDIAYLFNLRGADVNYNPVFLAHALVGPQQTTLFLADGKVPAALREILAQDNVILAPYAQATEALAALPADATLLIDPRRITLGLRQAVPATLKVVEAFNPTTFAKSRKTPEEIAHVRATMEQDGAALCEFFTWLEQALGRETVTELMIDTHITAARARRPGFVSPSFGTIAGFNPNGAMPHYKATEESHATINGDGLLLIDSGGQYVGGTTDITRMVPIGQPSAAQKRDCSLVLKGVIALSSAQFPRSIKSPLLDAIARAPIWAAGVDYGHGTGHGVGYFLNVHEGPQSISAAAPEAHTAMEVGMITSIEPGVYRPGRWGVRIENLVLNQTAETTEFGEYLRFETLTLCPIDTRCLDLSLLRSDEIDWLNAYHAEVRERLSPHVRGDAKEWLETRTRAL from the coding sequence ATGAACTCCCGAACCTTCTCCCAGACTACCGCCGCGCCACGTATCCAGTTGCTGCGCGACGCCATGAAACGCCACAATGTCGATGCCTGCCTGATACCGTCGGCCGATCCGCATTTATCCGAATATCTGCCAGGGCGCTGGAAGGGCAGGGAATGGCTGTCGGGGTTTACAGGTTCGATGGCTACCTTGATCATTACCGCCGATTTCGCCGGGCTGTGGGCCGATAGCCGCTATTGGTCGCAAGCCGAAGCCGAACTGGCCGGTACGGAAATCGTGCTGATGAAAATACCGACCGGCAGCAGCTTGCTGCATCTTGACTGGCTCGCCGCCAACCTGCCTGCCGGGAAGACGCTGGCAGTCGATGCTACGGTGCTGGGGCTGGCCACGGCGCGTGCGCTGGAACAGGCATTGGCCAAGGGCGGCAGCACATTGCGCAGCGATCTGGACTTGCTGGAAGAGGTCTGGAGCGAGCGTCCGGGACTGCCGATGGCTGAGGTGTACCAGCATCAGGCGTCCCATGCGCCTTTGTCGCGCGCCGCCAAACTGGCGCAGTTGCGCCTGTCCATGCAGCAGCATGGCGCGCAATGGCACTTCATCTCGACGCTCGACGATATCGCCTACCTGTTCAATTTGCGCGGGGCAGACGTCAATTACAATCCGGTCTTCCTGGCCCATGCGCTGGTCGGCCCGCAACAGACCACGCTGTTTCTCGCCGACGGTAAAGTACCGGCGGCCTTGCGCGAAATCCTCGCCCAGGACAATGTGATTCTGGCGCCCTATGCGCAGGCAACCGAGGCTTTGGCCGCCTTGCCGGCCGACGCCACGCTGCTGATCGATCCGCGCCGCATCACATTGGGATTGCGGCAAGCAGTGCCAGCCACGCTCAAGGTGGTGGAAGCATTCAATCCCACCACGTTCGCCAAGTCGCGCAAAACTCCGGAAGAAATAGCGCATGTACGCGCCACCATGGAGCAGGATGGCGCCGCGTTATGCGAATTCTTTACCTGGCTGGAGCAGGCGCTGGGCCGTGAAACCGTTACCGAATTGATGATTGATACTCATATCACGGCAGCCCGCGCCCGGCGTCCGGGTTTTGTCAGCCCGAGCTTCGGCACTATCGCAGGCTTTAATCCGAACGGCGCCATGCCGCACTACAAGGCTACCGAAGAATCGCATGCAACTATCAACGGCGACGGCTTGCTGCTGATCGATTCAGGCGGCCAGTATGTAGGCGGCACCACTGACATTACGCGCATGGTGCCGATCGGCCAGCCGTCGGCTGCGCAAAAGCGCGACTGTTCACTGGTGCTGAAAGGGGTAATTGCCTTGTCTTCTGCGCAATTCCCGCGCTCGATCAAGTCGCCGTTGCTGGATGCGATCGCACGTGCGCCGATCTGGGCTGCCGGAGTCGATTATGGCCATGGCACCGGTCACGGCGTGGGCTATTTCCTGAACGTCCACGAAGGCCCGCAAAGCATTTCCGCAGCGGCGCCGGAAGCGCATACTGCAATGGAAGTCGGAATGATCACATCGATCGAACCGGGAGTCTATCGCCCTGGCCGCTGGGGTGTGCGGATCGAAAATCTGGTGTTGAACCAGACGGCCGAGACGACCGAGTTTGGGGAGTATCTGCGTTTTGAGACGCTCACCCTGTGTCCGATCGATACCCGTTGTCTCGATCTCAGCCTGTTGCGTAGCGACGAAATCGACTGGTTGAACGCCTATCACGCTGAGGTGCGGGAACGGTTGTCGCCGCATGTGCGGGGCGATGCCAAAGAGTGGCTGGAAACCCGTACCCGGGCGCTGTAA
- a CDS encoding SlyX family protein — protein MNQEERMVDIEIKLTRQDDLLDELNKLVYRQQLKIDQLEALCAALAQRIKDAADSNNAGRDNSAANERPPHY, from the coding sequence ATGAATCAAGAAGAACGCATGGTCGACATCGAAATCAAACTGACCCGCCAGGACGACCTGCTGGACGAGTTGAACAAACTGGTCTATCGCCAGCAGTTGAAGATAGACCAGCTGGAAGCTTTATGCGCAGCTTTGGCGCAGCGCATCAAGGACGCCGCCGACAGTAATAATGCCGGCAGGGACAATTCGGCCGCCAATGAACGGCCGCCACACTACTGA